A window from Geothermobacter ehrlichii encodes these proteins:
- the glyQ gene encoding glycine--tRNA ligase subunit alpha: protein MTFQDLILALQRYWADQGCIILQPYDMEKGAGTFHPATFLRSLGPEPWNVAYVEPSRRPTDGRYGENPNRLQHYYQFQVILKPSPFNIQELYLDSLRSFGIDPAKHDIRFVEDDWESPTLGAWGLGWEVWLDGMEITQFTYFQQVGGIDLKPVSGELTYGIERIAMYIQGVDNVYDLDWGGGLKYGDVHHQTEVEFSHYNFEAADTDMLFKLFDMYEKECLRLAEKELVFPAYDFVLKSSHTFNLLDARGAISVTERAHYIGRVRNLARVCAEGYVKQREKMGFPLLKK from the coding sequence GTGACCTTTCAAGATCTGATTCTCGCCCTGCAGCGTTACTGGGCCGACCAGGGCTGCATCATCCTGCAACCCTACGACATGGAAAAGGGGGCCGGCACCTTCCATCCGGCCACCTTTTTGCGTTCGCTCGGCCCCGAGCCCTGGAATGTCGCCTATGTCGAGCCTTCCCGTCGGCCCACCGACGGCCGCTACGGCGAGAACCCCAACCGTCTGCAGCACTACTACCAGTTTCAGGTCATCCTGAAACCCTCGCCCTTCAACATTCAGGAGCTCTACCTCGATTCGCTCAGGAGCTTCGGCATCGATCCGGCCAAGCACGATATCCGCTTTGTCGAGGACGACTGGGAATCGCCGACCCTGGGCGCCTGGGGGCTGGGCTGGGAAGTCTGGCTCGACGGTATGGAGATCACCCAGTTCACCTACTTTCAGCAGGTTGGCGGCATCGACCTGAAGCCGGTGTCGGGCGAGCTGACCTACGGCATCGAGCGCATCGCCATGTACATCCAGGGGGTCGACAACGTTTACGATCTCGACTGGGGCGGCGGCCTGAAGTACGGCGACGTCCACCATCAGACCGAGGTGGAGTTCTCGCACTACAATTTCGAGGCGGCCGACACGGACATGCTCTTCAAGCTGTTCGACATGTACGAGAAGGAATGTCTGCGGCTGGCGGAAAAGGAGCTGGTCTTTCCGGCCTACGATTTTGTGCTCAAGTCGTCGCACACCTTCAACCTGCTCGACGCGCGCGGCGCCATTTCGGTCACCGAACGGGCGCATTATATCGGCCGGGTGCGCAACCTGGCCCGGGTCTGCGCCGAGGGCTATGTCAAACAGCGCGAAAAGATGGGCTTCCCCCTGCTGAAAAAGTAG